The Musa acuminata AAA Group cultivar baxijiao chromosome BXJ2-2, Cavendish_Baxijiao_AAA, whole genome shotgun sequence genome has a segment encoding these proteins:
- the LOC135605123 gene encoding shaggy-related protein kinase alpha-like, which produces MASMSMVPSSGSKNPSGINVDVDRLPGEMSDMRIRDDKEVEATVIDGNGTETGHIIVTTINGRNGQPKQTISYMAERVVGHGSFGTVFQAKCLETGETVAIKKVLQDRRYKNRELQTMRLLDHPNVVCLKHCFFSTTQKDELYLNLVLEYVPETVHRVIKHYNKMNQRMPLIYVKLYMYQICRALAYIHGNIGVCHRDIKPQNVLVNPHTHQLKLCDFGSAKVLVKGEPNISYICSRYYRAPELIFGATEYTTAIDIWSAGCVLAELLLGQPLFPGESGVDQLVEIIKVLGTPTREEIKCMNPNYTEFNFPQIKAHPWHKIFHKRMPPEAVDLVSRLLQYSPNLRCTALEALIHPFFDELRDPSTRLPNGRFMPPLFNFKPHELKGVPMETLTKLIPEHARKQCAFLGL; this is translated from the exons ATGGCCTCAATGAGCATGGTGCCTTCTTCAGGGTCCAAAAATCCGAGTGGCATTAATGTTGATGTGGATAGATTGCCAGGTGAAATGAGTGATATGAGAATACGGGATGATAAG GAAGTGGAAGCCACAGTGATTGATGGGAATGGGACAGAAACAGGTCATATAATTGTTACGACTATCAATGGGAGAAATGGCCAGCCAAAGCAG ACTATAAGCTACATGGCTGAGCGTGTCGTAGGACATGGATCATTTGGAACTGTTTTCCAG gcCAAGTGTCTAGAGACAGGTGAAACTGTAGCTATAAAAAAGGTTCTTCAAGATAGGAGGTACAAGAACCGTGAGCTACAAACCATGCGCCTTCTTGACCATCCAAATGTTGTCTGCCTGAAGCATTGCTTCTTTTCAACAACTCAGAAAGATGAGCTATATCTCAATTTGGTACTTGAATATGTACCAGAGACAGTTCATCGTGTCATCAAACACTACAACAAGATGAACCAACGAATGCCGCTAATATATGTGAAGCTATACATGTATCAG ATATGTAGAGCATTGGCGTATATTCATGGCAACATTGGGGTGTGCCACAGGGACATTAAGCCCCAAAATGTTCTG GTTAACCCACATACACATCAGCTGAAACTATGTGATTTTGGGAGTGCAAAAGTCTTG GTGAAAGGCGAACCAAATATATCTTACATCTGTTCTAGATACTATAGAGCTCCTGAGCTTATTTTCGGGGCAACTGAGTATACTACAGCAATTGACATTTGGTCCGCTGGTTGTGTTCTTGCTGAACTCCTGCTAGGACAG CCTCTCTTCCCTGGTGAAAGTGGAGTTGACCAGCTGGTTGAAATAATTAAG GTTTTGGGTACCCCTACAAGAGAAGAAATCAAATGCATGAACCCAAATTATACGGAGTTCAATTTCCCACAGATTAAAGCCCACCCTTGGCACAAG ATCTTTCATAAGCGAATGCCTCCAGAAGCTGTTGACCTTGTATCTAGGCTTTTGCAGTACTCCCCAAACCTGCGGTGTACTGCT TTAGAAGCATTGATTCATCCATTCTTTGATGAGCTTCGAGATCCGAGTACTCGCTTACCAAATGGCCGCTTTATGCCCCCTCTTTTTAATTTCAAGCCTCATG AGTTGAAGGGAGTGCCAATGGAGACATTAACGAAGTTGATACCTGAGCATGCTAGAAAGCAATGTGCCTTCCTAGGATTATAA